One part of the Thermodesulfovibrio sp. 3462-1 genome encodes these proteins:
- a CDS encoding site-specific DNA-methyltransferase gives MKVNRRKYGTKTSTFGSPGRINHDSTPFYTSKLYEGLPKEEITEYVENPIPLEFIDKIFCKTSEKMDELPDNSVHLMVTSPPYNVGKEYDANLTLNEYREFLKRVWKEVKRVLVPGGRACINIANLGRKPYIPLHAFIIEDMLELGFLMRGEIIWNKASSGSPSTAWGSWLSAKNPTLRDIHEYILVFSKGMFSRENLGRKSTMSKEEFLEFTKSVWTFAAEPATKVGHPAPFPVELPYRLIQLYTFEGEVALDPFMGSGQTAIAAIKTNRHYIGYEINEKYVKLAERRIKEFFNSNAPGLFEFGGKDGKEYVLRKNKP, from the coding sequence ATGAAAGTCAATCGTAGAAAATATGGGACAAAAACGAGCACCTTTGGGTCTCCTGGGAGGATTAATCATGACTCTACTCCTTTCTACACGAGCAAGTTATATGAAGGACTTCCGAAAGAAGAGATAACAGAATATGTAGAAAACCCTATCCCTTTAGAGTTTATTGACAAAATTTTTTGCAAGACAAGCGAAAAGATGGATGAACTGCCAGATAATAGCGTTCACCTGATGGTTACTTCACCTCCCTATAATGTTGGAAAGGAATATGACGCAAATCTTACACTCAATGAATACAGAGAATTTTTGAAACGAGTGTGGAAGGAGGTAAAAAGGGTTCTTGTGCCAGGGGGAAGAGCATGCATCAATATCGCTAACCTTGGAAGAAAGCCGTATATCCCACTACATGCTTTTATAATTGAGGATATGCTTGAGTTAGGATTTTTAATGCGAGGTGAAATTATATGGAATAAAGCGTCAAGTGGAAGTCCATCAACTGCTTGGGGTAGCTGGCTTTCTGCTAAAAATCCAACACTGAGAGACATTCATGAGTATATTTTGGTCTTTTCTAAAGGTATGTTTTCAAGGGAAAATCTCGGAAGAAAAAGCACTATGTCTAAGGAAGAATTTCTTGAATTTACCAAAAGCGTATGGACCTTTGCTGCAGAACCAGCAACCAAAGTTGGACATCCAGCACCTTTTCCAGTTGAATTGCCTTACCGGTTAATCCAACTTTACACTTTTGAGGGAGAAGTTGCTTTAGACCCGTTTATGGGTAGTGGACAGACCGCAATTGCAGCAATAAAAACTAACCGCCACTATATAGGATACGAAATAAACGAAAAATATGTAAAATTAGCAGAAAGACGCATTAAGGAGTTTTTTAATTCTAATGCTCCCGGATTATTTGAATTTGGAGGAAAAGATGGAAAAGAGTATGTTTTACGAAAGAACAAACCTTGA
- a CDS encoding ThaI family type II restriction endonuclease — MKEKSDGLAVGKGAKSNRLIEIFEDEKLVEKIKRQLPYLFQLAELESSRAGKTGMEVGSVRERIIVALLIYKFGEANVETEIPITEPEVDVKLFGEPVSIKTITGKSFSGVKLIWTVDAQKAKEFRENYYPHCDILLVQINWNDVGGFYYIPLEAQKRLFDKIGRERYIKLPKPGTNPRGVEITKEALLSLIEDSNSRKIEINWQRTEIKFNAYKRWIDLWRED, encoded by the coding sequence ATGAAAGAAAAATCTGACGGTCTGGCTGTAGGTAAAGGAGCAAAATCCAATCGCTTGATAGAAATATTTGAAGATGAGAAACTTGTAGAGAAGATAAAAAGACAGTTGCCCTATCTGTTTCAACTTGCAGAATTAGAAAGTTCAAGGGCGGGCAAAACTGGAATGGAGGTTGGGTCAGTTAGAGAAAGGATAATTGTAGCCTTGCTTATTTATAAATTTGGTGAAGCAAATGTTGAAACTGAGATCCCTATAACCGAACCAGAGGTAGATGTGAAATTATTTGGCGAACCAGTATCAATAAAGACAATTACAGGTAAAAGTTTTAGTGGTGTCAAACTGATATGGACTGTTGACGCACAGAAAGCAAAAGAATTCCGTGAAAATTATTATCCTCATTGTGATATTCTACTTGTTCAGATAAATTGGAATGATGTTGGGGGATTTTATTACATTCCATTGGAGGCTCAAAAACGGCTTTTTGATAAAATAGGTAGAGAAAGGTACATAAAACTTCCTAAACCAGGAACAAATCCAAGAGGGGTTGAAATCACTAAAGAAGCATTATTGAGTTTGATTGAAGATAGTAACTCTAGGAAGATTGAAATAAATTGGCAGAGAACAGAGATAAAATTTAATGCCTATAAAAGATGGATTGACCTATGGAGAGAGGACTAA
- a CDS encoding DNA double-strand break repair nuclease NurA yields the protein MEKPEQTPFAELPEALVEEMLSKSESVGEQLYASFKEIQENKAKIRKQLQEQNILKLDTELGYPGIPTTCGVDGSYAVERLLATDFAACAAVAIEGLTPPSEKRYWEKPHHRVFIHPEKHNPDIGTVIRGLMMEMELELAAKAPHDIVFLDGSLTTPLIYMNQAINRVIEWENEGNQTEVGKQLIERFKQFLKDYKIILESARTDKLWVGMPKYTTRRELGKNLGWSANYDDRAILTAILSPGEFTSPIPLEEPQQPWHLRIPINDKEIERLKDEVISAINRIYVMYYRPHNWTPVFRIEMASSIATNNSRIAVLLQGLKYQSGTPGIMEPYPLYIADRMVKHLGSAIPAFRQTATRRMTELHQGDIGEIFFSMHGYRTESGR from the coding sequence ATGGAAAAACCTGAGCAAACACCTTTTGCTGAATTGCCTGAGGCACTTGTTGAAGAGATGCTTTCCAAAAGTGAATCGGTTGGTGAGCAGTTATATGCTTCTTTTAAGGAAATCCAGGAAAATAAGGCAAAAATACGGAAGCAACTACAAGAACAAAATATCTTGAAACTGGATACAGAACTTGGGTATCCGGGCATACCAACGACTTGCGGGGTAGATGGCTCTTATGCAGTGGAGAGGCTTTTAGCAACTGATTTTGCTGCTTGTGCTGCGGTTGCAATTGAAGGATTGACTCCACCCTCTGAAAAAAGATACTGGGAGAAGCCTCATCATAGAGTATTTATTCACCCCGAAAAGCATAACCCTGATATAGGCACGGTTATAAGAGGATTGATGATGGAGATGGAACTTGAACTCGCAGCAAAGGCACCTCACGATATAGTTTTCTTAGATGGTTCTCTTACAACACCGTTGATATATATGAATCAGGCAATAAACAGAGTTATTGAATGGGAGAATGAAGGTAATCAAACAGAAGTAGGCAAACAATTGATAGAAAGATTCAAGCAGTTTCTTAAAGATTATAAAATCATTTTGGAGTCAGCAAGGACCGATAAATTATGGGTGGGTATGCCGAAGTACACTACAAGAAGGGAGTTAGGTAAGAACCTCGGTTGGTCGGCTAATTATGATGACAGAGCGATTTTGACTGCGATTTTGTCTCCGGGTGAATTTACCTCGCCAATCCCATTAGAAGAACCTCAACAACCCTGGCATTTAAGAATTCCTATTAACGACAAAGAAATTGAAAGATTAAAAGATGAGGTTATCTCAGCAATAAATAGGATTTATGTTATGTATTACAGACCTCATAACTGGACCCCAGTTTTTAGAATTGAGATGGCATCTTCTATTGCCACAAATAATTCTCGGATAGCAGTATTGCTTCAAGGTCTTAAATATCAGTCTGGAACCCCCGGGATTATGGAACCATATCCTCTTTATATAGCAGACCGAATGGTAAAGCATCTTGGAAGTGCTATTCCCGCCTTCAGGCAAACTGCTACCAGAAGGATGACAGAATTACACCAGGGGGATATAGGAGAGATTTTTTTCAGTATGCATGGCTATAGAACTGAAAGTGGGAGGTAA